A DNA window from Pseudomonadales bacterium contains the following coding sequences:
- the sdhC gene encoding succinate dehydrogenase, cytochrome b556 subunit produces MKDNRPVNLDIGTIQLPITSYVSILHRISGVAIFAGVAILLWLLDGSLASAESFAATQSLLANSVLLRLVVWLVLCGFIYHATAGVKHLVMDLGIGETLEGGKKGAQITLVVAIVLMLLAGVWVW; encoded by the coding sequence GTGAAAGATAACAGACCTGTCAACCTCGATATTGGGACCATTCAGCTGCCCATAACATCTTATGTTTCAATCCTACACCGAATTTCAGGCGTCGCGATTTTTGCCGGCGTAGCAATTTTACTGTGGTTGCTTGATGGCTCATTGGCATCAGCCGAGAGTTTTGCGGCGACTCAAAGCTTATTGGCCAACAGCGTGCTGTTGAGATTAGTGGTTTGGCTAGTGCTATGTGGTTTTATTTATCACGCTACGGCTGGTGTAAAACATCTGGTTATGGATCTGGGTATTGGTGAAACGCTTGAAGGCGGTAAGAAAGGCGCGCAAATCACACTCGTGGTTGCGATTGTATTAATGTTATTAGCAGGTGTTTGGGTATGGTAA
- the sdhD gene encoding succinate dehydrogenase, hydrophobic membrane anchor protein yields MVTQVTSFGRSGVSDWLMQRTTAIILVSYLIFIAGYLILNADVTYDQWKALFDSTPVKAFTSLTILAIVVHAWIGLWAVSTDYMTSRMMGAKATFIRLGFQAAYSLVLFYYLIWGFQILWS; encoded by the coding sequence ATGGTAACGCAAGTCACAAGTTTTGGTCGCTCTGGAGTGTCCGATTGGTTAATGCAGCGCACGACTGCAATCATCTTGGTTTCTTACTTAATTTTCATTGCAGGTTATTTAATCCTTAACGCTGATGTGACGTATGATCAGTGGAAAGCTTTATTTGATAGCACGCCAGTGAAGGCATTTACATCTTTGACTATCCTCGCCATTGTCGTCCACGCATGGATTGGCTTATGGGCAGTGTCTACGGATTATATGACTTCTCGCATGATGGGCGCGAAAGCAACCTTTATCCGCCTTGGCTTTCAAGCTGCTTATTCACTTGTACTGTTTTACTACCTCATTTGGGGTTTCCAGATTCTTTGGAGTTAA